GTAGCCGAGTTTGCTGGGGAAGCTAGGCAAGAAGCGAGGCTGTGATTGCCACCTGGTGTAGCAATGGTTTTTTGGAGGTTTAGCGGTGGGGGCGGTTGGGTTGTATCCCAGCTGTGATCCTTGCTGTTCAATTTCTCAGGgctttttttcacacaacgcacagtcaacctgtggaactctttgccaggggatgctgtgacggccaagaccataacagtgttcaaaaagaactagataaatgcatggaggataggtccatcaatggctattagccagaatggacagggatggtgcccctagcctctgtttgccagaagctgggaatgggtgacgggatggatcacttgctgattccctgttctgttcattccctctggggcacctggcattggccactatctgaggacaggatactgggctacatggaccgctggtctgacccagtatgcctgccctaatgttcttatgttaaatgtCACTGAGGTGTTCCCCTAACAACTTTGGGGGTCCGTTGAATGGGTGTTGAGCGCTGTGTGAACTCCAATGCTGTGGTATAGATGACAGGTTACCAGCGTTATGCTCATGGGAAAgcgtggggggatggggatggaagtGCTGTTAACATCTGCAGGGCCCTGAAGAATTTATTTGGCCTCCTGTTACACTCCCAAGGCCTGAGTCTGATTTAAGATACTGTTTTGTCCCCATATCCTGGGCCTTGCCTCGCTGTGCCCAACGCTTCGCCTGGTCAGCCACACGCTTCCCAGGAGCGGCCAACCTCGGGCGAAGATCCCGGGGGTGGAATTTCAAGCGAAACGGGTCCATGGTGGGGAAGTTAGTGAAgggattgggggggaaaaacagggaAACTTTGATCCTAATTGGACTGAGACTAGAGCCGACTGGGAAATCCCCCACGGAAACGGTTTGCTGATGGAAAAGTGCTTTTCGACAGAGTGGCCATTTTGGCCAATAAACCCCCAAATGTTTTCCTTGAGTAATTGTGAGGTTGTGTCGAAAAGCCAAACTCAAAAATTGTCAATTCAGGGGGCTTTGGCCCAAATTTGGGCAAAAGCAAAAAGATTCACAGAAAAAATCCTCCTTTCCCAACCAGTTCTGCGCAGCATCTTCACCTCACAACAGATGCAGGGTCGGGCTGGGATGAGGGCAGGGaaccaggcagccttttcagCAGCTCCTTGCCCCATGGGGTGCAGGAGATTCCCCTTGCAGAGCGGGGCACGACCTGCGTGGAGCGAGATGCCAGGCAGGCGTGGGCTGCTGGGGGGCTGCGGAGACCCGACGGGCCGACATGCAAAGTTTGGCTGGTTTTTAACCAGCCGTCTCTTTCGGTGACTGATGCGTTCCCTGCTTCTCGGCAGTTAAGCAAACTGACAGAGCTCCCTGCAGACTGGGGACTAATGAGGACAAGCTGCCTATGGGAGGGGGAGGCGAGCACTGGCATTcgcatcccttccctccccactgctTCCCCGCTCGCTCGCAGGGTGATGCATCAGGACAtggcagctgggaagggggatggggagagggggagtgctGTGTGCGTCCCGGCAGCTGGCTTTGCAGAGTCTCCCTCCTGCAGGCCCGAGCCACAAGCGTCTGCTGGGGACCCCCGGGCTGCACCGTGGGGATCCTGAGCGGAATCAGACCTCCTGAGAGCTGGGCCGGAGGGGCTGCCTGCAGAGCTCTCCCAGAGCCACGCTGCGGAGAGCTGAGATTTCTAGGGATAGGGGGTGTTCTTGTGTCTAACTCAGGCCTCCCTGGTGGCCTTGGAAGCCACTGCCACGGTGTGGGGGCATGCAGTGAGGAGGgcccccacccagcagcagcGGGCCAACGGGTCTGCCCACAGAGTGCTGAGGACAGCAGATGCAGCATCTGTTCCCCACACGCACAAGGCTCCTGCCACCTTCCCGTATAAGGATGGGGCAGGGTGGTGCCACCCACCCTCTGGCCGGCTGCACTGAAGGTGGCCCTCACACTCCGCCAAGAGGTGCAAGGAACAGGATTCAGTCAAAggagattgagaggtgacttgagcAGTGTAGAAGGGCCTGCATGGGAAGGAAATGCTGGTTATAAAAAGGCTCTTTAGCCTAGCGGAGACAGGCAGAACAGAGGACCAAAGCTGGACATTAAAGCAAGACATTCGAATTAGAAAGAAGGCACAAATCTTTACCAGTGCAGGCGATTAGCCATGGGAACAAGGTACCAAGGGAAGCGGTGGATTCTCATCTCTTGCCGTCTGCAGATCTAGATGGGATACCTTTCTGCATGGGCGGCCAAGCCTAcccctggccatggccccacccacgctccaccccgaggccccgccctcactcccccGTTCCCCCGAAGCTGGCAGAGGCTCAGCTTGTGCCTGGAGCTTGGGGTGGGTGCTCGGGGCGGTTCAgccagggctcctctggccatggcagggtgcaggagggctcggggctccagcggacgaggggagggagaaggggcagggtatgggcagggcctcgggtggaaggggcggggctggggggctagcctccccgaagggggGGTTCACGTGCCGCTCTGGAAGACGCTTTAGCCAAGCACAATCTGTTGGGCTCGATGAAGGGGTGACATTTGGTGAAATGGAATGGCTTGTGCCATGCAGgtgatcagactagatgagcgACTGGTCCTTCCCTGCCTAAGAATCTAGGACCCAATAGACAATGGTGGGATCTGGATTTAGAGCAGAGCTTGAAACTTTTGAGGTTCTAGCTCCTTTTGGCTCCAGGGaaattggggcagggggagcagttCAGGGCAGATGCCAGGCGGTTGATGTCACTTGAGGGCCAACCACTCACAGCAGCTCTGAGGTTGGCTTGGGTTCCACACTGCTGCCGGGGTTGTCCTGAAGCCCTGGCACGAAGGACTGTCAGGCTGGACTCTTCAAGGTTCACAAAGCTCAGGAAAAGCAGCTTCTCCATTTGTTTGCCCTCCCGGTTCGCCCATCCTGCTAGAGCTGGGCCCAAGTCTAGAACCTCCCACCCGAACTCCGGAGCTTGGGCTATAAAATCAAGCCCAGCTACAAGCCAGCCCTTGCTTTGGTTCCGCACACCCACATCCCTGTCTGCccagatcggggggggggggtggggggtgggggggcgggaatGCGTCACTAAATGCCGTGGTTTGCAAAGATACAACTTCTTAGACGTTGCACAGAACTGGAGAGTCGGCtgcaccctccccatccctgatCGTTGATAGTCCTGATCCAGAGAGGGGCTGAGCTGCCCACGCACCTCGTTCAGGTCAACAGGacctgtgggtgctcagcccctctccgGATCAGGCCCCGAGAGCGACTGAATGCCCAGCCATGACAAATCTCCTGCTGATTTCAACGGCAGTAGGATCAGAGCCCCGGGAGCTGCGGAAGCAGGAGGGGGTTAGTTTAGCCCTGGCCTAGATCTGCTGTAATGGATACACAATTCCGTCCCCACACGTGGTGGGTCGTTATTCTCACCACCACAGGACCTCGCCAGATGGACAGGGTTTGAGCCCTGACACATCACTGCCTGTCGTGAGTTTGGTGTGCTTCCActgctgggggagaagggaaaatgagtccctcccttcccctcctgggctgctGCCATGGGGTAGCTGTTGGGATCTGTGGTGACGCATTGCTGGTGGGTGTTCTGAAAGGTTTCCGCACGGAGGTATTTACGGAAGCGAAAGGGAACGGCCTTTTGATCTGGTTATCAAAGCTCCATCTGCAGTTCCCGGAGCTTTGCAATAAACACAAAGTTTTGAGGAGAGAAATCAGCGCGAGACAGGGTCTCGCTGCAAGGCTCATTTAGGTTTCAGGAGACAGCTCCTCCGCTGGCGGATCTCAGCACGGGAGTGACACCCCCTAGATGTCAGCCGAGGTTCCAGGCCTCAGACCAGACAAACCAGATCAGACTATCTGGTGTCCCGCCCCTTGCAAAACTGCCTCAGATCATTGGCCCAGCCCATCCAGTCTTCTGGCATACTGGATCAGCTGATTGGCCCATCTGATCTGTCACACCAGATCTGATCATGGTCCCATCTAGTCTGGTATTCGGTCTTTGGTAGTGACAGGGCTACATGGGAGATACCAGTAAGGAGGGCAGCCCTGTCAGAGTGGGGAGAAGTTCTTCCTGATCTGAACTGGTTGCGATCTTATGCCCTGAGGCAGGTGAGCTGTAACCTGCCACCGTCAGACTGTTCCGTTAATGACACTTTAAAggcacctagggcctgattttcaaacaggTCCCGATTCCACTTGGAGtcagtttcaatgggagtttgggagctcagcacctctggtaATTCGCCCCATAGAATCTTCCATCTCAACACCACTCCGGAGCTACATATgcacagcaccactgaaatgcagccaactctggggtGGGAGACAACCGCTAGCCAACGGTAAACGAGTCCACTCACTGCTAGCCACCCCCTCATGGCCAGGCATGACATGGCAGCTCTGTCCCTTCTGTAGGGCTGCCCCATGGACGGTTCCTCTGGTGCTGTGACTTCTGGTGACTCAGCCCCCCCAGTTGGGTCACCATCTCATGTCCTCCCCTTCAGgctcaccctctactctgggtccctcTACTGAACAGCTAGCTCCGCTCCTCCATCCCTTGCGGGTGAcagtaagctggggggagaggtagatacgctggagggtagggatagggtccagagtgacctagacaaattagaggattgggccaaaagaaatctgatgaggttcaacaaggacaagtgcagagtcctgcacttaggatggtagaatcccacgcactgctacaggctggggactgactggctaagcagcagctctccagaaaaggacctggggattacagtggacaagaagctggatatgagtcagcagagtgcccttgttgccaagacggctaacggcattttgggctgcattagtaggagcattgccagcagattgagggaagtgattgttcccctctattcagcactggtgaggcctcatctggagtattgcgtccagttttgggccccacactacagaaaggatgtggacaaattggagagagtccagcagagggcaacgaaaattattagggggctggggcacatgacttatgaggagaggctgagggaactgggattgtttagtctgcagaagagaagaatgaggggggatttgatagctgctttcaactacctgaaggggggttccaaagaggatggagctcggctgttctcagtggtggcagatgacagaacaaggagtaatggtctcaagttgcagggggggaggtctaggttggatattaggaaacgctatttcactaggagggtggtgaagcactggaatgggttccctagggaggtggtggaatctccatccttagaggtttttaaggcccggcttgacaaagccctggctgggatgatttagttggggttggtcctgctctgagcagggggttggactagatacctcctgaggtcccttccaaccctgagattctatgattcctccACCTGTTCTGCAGTTCGCCCAGGCCCCTTTCTACCCAGACTCTcagcttcttcttccttctcctccttgctTAGTCAGGGTCTCTCCCAGGGCTCTCTGCCTGGAGACCTTGTCCTCGCTCAGCTTGGAGTCGCCCCGCCTCCACCCCCAGCTTTCATTCTTGGGCTGAGCTTCTGCCTGGAGAAGAACCTCCCTCCTGGGCTTCATCACCTCTCCCTCATTAGTGCAGCCACCTGCTTCTCTTAATGGCCAAGTGCCCGATTCCCCTCAGGATGGGGGGCTCATTCTGGACTCAGGTTGGCCTAGCCCCAGGTTGTCCAGCCCATGGGGCAAGCCACCTTGTGGTTCCAAGAGTTCAAACCTGCAGCTCAGACCCCTGAGCCGCCCCCTCCGACCTGCCCTTGCGAGCTCTGACGTAATGAGAAAGCCGAAAGGCCCTCAAGGCATGATATGGGCGCAGGAAAACCCCTGTTCAGTTGCAGCTCCCTCTCTGTGTGCATGGTGTCCAGGCTGTTTGGGAGCATTAtaaacagggggagggggtgcatcaTGGGCTTCTGCAGAGCCTATGACCAGGGTACCCTgtcaggaaggagcaggctgTTACCAGGTTTCTTTGATCCCTGCCAACTCTGTGAGTCAAGCACATTTCCCACAGAGGCTCTGCCGAGCCCACAGGCTCCATTAGATACGGATAATCAGGTGGCAGACATAAGGAATAAGGCCCTTTACCAGAATTTGGCACGTGGTTTGTACTGTGCAGAAAACAGATTAATTGAAATCCAGATGGATCCGGGGCTTTGCTTGAACATTATATCCCTGGGGGCACTGCACGGGTGCCCCCAACTGCTCCAGATTCTCACTGAGGCAGTGCCTAGGACCCCCAGCCCGGGGCAGAGCTCCCATGCGTTAGAGGCTGTGTGGGCAAGTAACAAAGGTGCCAGTCTCTGCTCCAGAGCGCTCACTGTCAGAGGAATTGATGGGCAGCTCAAGGGAGCCAGGATGCAGGCAGGAGAAGAGGGGATGGAGAGAGACCGTCCTGGGCTAATGCCGTTTTTCCCCACCCTTGTCTTACCCCTTGGTTAGATTCAaggactcatagattttaaggtcagagggGGCCATCATGATCATCAGAAGTGACCGTTGGCTGTCTCCTGCCTTCATCAGTTTAACCTTCTCTCTGGCTTTCCTGCCTGGCCACCCACCCTGTTGGTGCCTTTCTCACCCTGCTACAACCCTGGACTCTTCGTCTCCAGCTCTTCAGCCTCACCTTgaagacagcccccccccccccccccgcgctctaCGTTCAGCACTGGGGCGagctcagctggagcactgggtcCTGTTCTGGGTGCtggattttaggaaagatgtgggcaaattggagagagtccagaggagagcaacaaaactgagccaaggtttagcaaacctgacctgggaggaaaggttaaaaacactgggcctggttagtcttgagaaaagaggattgggggggacctgataacagtcttcacatATGTTCTGGGCTGTTCTAGAGAGGATGGCGATCAATTGTTcgccatgtccactgaaggtagggcaagaagtagattagaacggccatattggggcAGACCTATGGCCcctctagaccagtatcctgtcttctgaaagtggccaatgccagatgctacagggggaatgaacagaacagggtaattagcgagtgatccatccccagtcatccGGATGGGCCCTTCTCCAGAATTTGGGGGGACGTTTAGATCCAGGGGTTCAGTTCAGCATTAGATAAGGGGTGAAATGCCAAGTTCAGACCCAAATCTGGATCCAAGCTCCTGCTCGTCTTCACTAGAGAATGAGGTCATGACCTTCCAAAGTCATGTTACCTAAGAGGTTAAACATGACTTTGTTGTCAGTGTAAACAGGCACCGTGATGTTTAACACTGTGTCAGCTGCTCATGGGTAAAGCCTACTAGAATCATAGACTTAACCTGACCACCACCCACTGACATGATGTTAAATGCCCTGGCACCCATCCACACTGAGTGCCAGTcgggtgggtgaaattctggccctactgaagtcagtgggagttctgctttTGACTTCAACCAGGCCAGTGCTTCACCCcaggttagaatcatagaaccagagggttagaagggaccacagtctaaccccctgccgaGATGCAAGATGGGTTGTGTCTAAAGTTAGTTAACGTGATTTCTCAAGGTTGTGTTCTAAGACAAGCTAGTATTCAAACAAAGGGTAGGGGACGACGGTGAGCTTCGAGGGTTTGGTCGTGGCCCATGTCTCAGATCAGGGCAACTGATTACTAGCAAGTCTTCTCCTCCAAGCCAGAGGCAGCCGTACAGACCGTAGAGGCCAGTGAaactctcagagcccaggtcttgTGATCCTCTGCTGGCTTTTTGATCATGTCATAGGCTTTAtatgttctttctttttctttttctttttctttgttgagGTCATGCTATCCTCTTAGTCTGTAAAGCCATCTGTAATTATTCCTTGTAACTGCAGGATGAAGATAAAGCTgatcagctgcaggtttttattgCTGTTGGACTCAGTTGACAAGCAATTTCTAATCATCCCTTGAAGAAGCTGCAAGTACCGCAGCAGCAGATGTCctgggtgctgtgcatttgtcttttctcccaccctttgtcttgtccgggtagattgtaatctctttgggagaGGGACTGCCTCTTTCTGTGTATctgggcagtgcccagcacaatggggtcctgatcttggttggggtctctAGGAGCTATCATAATAaagataaataatagtaatatccTGCAGAAAGGATTCAtagagtcacagagtttaagtccagaagggactgttagatCCTCTAGCCTGAGCTGTATATCAAgtccagagaatttcacccagttacgtcttcattgagcccagtaacttgtgtttgacttaCAGCATCTTCCAAAAAGGCAGCCATGAaggcatcaagagatggagaatccaccacttccattGGTAGTTTGCTCCAATGCATTTAGGGGAACCCATTGGTATGGCCCATCTGGACACCCCTGAACAATAGCTAAGGAAGGGAAGATGGGAAGAGAGTAGCGTTTGGAGTGTACTAACCAGGCAATGTGCTTTGTATTTATGCTCCGTAGGGTACGGCCATGCGGCCCCAAGCACGGATGGTGGGAAAGTCTTCTGCATGTTCTACGCCCTGCTGGGGATCCCACTCACACTCGTCATGTTCCAGAGCCTGGGTGAGAGGATCAACACCTTTGTCAAATACCTTCTGCACCGCATCAAGAAGTGCCTTGGCATGAGACGGACAGAGGTGTCCATGGCCAACATGGTCACCATTGGGTTCTTCTCCTGCATCAGCACCCTGTGCATTGGGGCCGCGGCGTTTTCCTACTACGAGCACTGGAGCTTCTTCCACGCCTACTACTACTGTTTCATTACCCTCACCACCATCGGCTTTGGGGACTACGTGGCGCTCCAGAAGGATGAGGCGCTGCAGACCAAACCCCAGTACGTGGCCTTCAGCTTCGTCTACATCCTGACGGGGCTGACCGTCATTGGGGCCTTCCTCAACCTGGTGGTGCTGCGCTTCATGACCATGAATGCCGAGGATGAGAAGCGGGATGCCGAGCACCGAGCACTGCTCACCCACAACGGACAGGCCAGCAGCGTGCACACCACAGACACCACCTCGTCTACCACCGCGGTGGGCGGgtgcggcgggggagggggcgggggcggatTCCGCAACGTCTACGCGGAGGTGCTCCACTTCCAGTCCATGTGCTCGTGTCTGTGGTACAAGAGCCGGGAGAAGCTGCAGTACTCCATCCCTATGATCATCCCCAGGGACCTGTCCACCTCGGACACGTGCGTGGAGCAGAGCCACTCCTCGCCTAGCCGCTACCCCGACACCCCATCCAACAGATGCTTCTGCAACGCCCAGCGCTCGGCCATCAGCTCTGTCTCCACGGGACTCCACAGCCTCTCGGCCTTGCACGGCTTCATGAAGCGCCGCAGCTCTGTGTAACTCCCCCCACCAATGCACACACAACACTAAGGACCCTTCTTTTTTTAATACAGAGAGGAACCTTATGGAGACCAGCAAAACCAGATGAAGAAAAACCTTCAGATTTTATTCACATTCAACAGACAAATACCAAAAGGGACAGCCCGATAGACTGGGAGTATGTTGGATGCACAAATGTACGTGCAGACGAGTATGTCCGTGCATGGGTATATGgacatatagagagagagagatacaggtGTGTAAGCTGGTAAGCTGTCTCTAATGCTCCTTTCATTGAGAAACTCTTTTGCATCATTTTGCAACAACTCCATGAAATGTGAAACTTGAAGCGAATACACGGATAGCTTTTTCAACAGCCGACGGAGAGGTGAGCACCTGAACGGCTCGGGTGCAGGCACATCCCGTCTCCGTTTGCATCTCTCTATTTATACCTCTCTGGACTGACAGGTGGACCTAGTGTCCTCTTAGCACATCTCCCTGCCCACACCCTGCCCTAGATAAATACATGGGCTGTGCACCCCACTGCGCTTCTAACCTCCCCCCACACTGTCCTGGTGAGCCAGATGCGCCGGGACATCGGACACATTGGGATTAGCTTTGCGGCTGCAATGGAGGTTAAGAGGAGCTTGTAAGAGTGTGGACGTGCGTGTGTGTTTGTGCGCACTCCCAACTTTGTACCTTCCGTGCAGGTCGGTCAGTTACACACACAAAGGATTCCCAGCCAAAGACGCAAGCAGAACTCAAGATATGTCCTCGGGGGCCTTGGACAGGGGTCTTCTTCGTGtttccatctcctcctccccaggaCCTTCGCTGTGTTTCTCTAAAAGATGCACTTCCAGTTTCCTAGCATTGGCCGCCTACCGGCTCCCAAAGTGGCCACATCGTCATGTCTGCCGCTGAACATCAGGCCGCGGCGTCGGCGCTGGGCTGCATCGTTGTTACATGTCGTGACGTCAATGGCGTGGTGACATGACGCCCAACGTAATCCTTCTGTAATCCCATGGGCTGGTCTCAAATCCCATGGGATGCAGGACTCTGCTGCAACCTGCGGGGAGGTCTGGCAACATCCGTCTGTGCCGGGGACGAGTCCCTGCTCTTAGGCCAGCTGGAAAGGATTGTATGTTTTCTACTGGTGGATCAAAGCCAGAGGTGATATAAACGCTGGTACCATTGACACATTGATAAGGCAGAGTGGGTCGTAACTTACCCGCCATAGGGGGAGACTTAGTTGATTCTATGTCTCCGACTAGAATGGCTGTTTTTCTCGCTGCCACCCTTCCACCCTATCCCgggtaagttacatcaacttactCCCACTTCTTGATGGTTCCCACCTCTGACTTTCGGATCTAAGAGCATTAATAGCCACGGCCCATCTGCTCATTCCTCCTCCAACATTAGTTCCTGTCCCCCTCGACATCATTTGCTAACAtcagttcagaaaagaaaaaaaaaaaaagggattccAGGGCAGCAAAGCATCCTGGTTAAAAGTCGTGGCTGCATCACCAAGCAAATCAGGCTAAGAGGGTCTTAGGCAGAAGCTTTGTAGATTCCTATGCACGTGATCCTGCCACCGTGTCTGAGACAACAAGCTGGGTGTCACGTAGCCAGCTCTCTGATTCAGGCAGGTCTGGGATGGAAATCAGATCTGGGCCAGGAGGGGTCCTTTTTTAACTGTTTCTTATTCACCAAACCGCAGGTTTGTGGCTTCGTCTAGATCGCAGCTGAGAGGTGGTTGA
This genomic window from Emys orbicularis isolate rEmyOrb1 chromosome 3, rEmyOrb1.hap1, whole genome shotgun sequence contains:
- the KCNK3 gene encoding potassium channel subfamily K member 3 codes for the protein MKRQNVRTLALIICTFTYLLVGAAVFDALESEEETSERRRLEEKQLELKSKYNLSSASYKELEWVVLKLKPHKAGVQWKFAGSFYFAITVITTIGYGHAAPSTDGGKVFCMFYALLGIPLTLVMFQSLGERINTFVKYLLHRIKKCLGMRRTEVSMANMVTIGFFSCISTLCIGAAAFSYYEHWSFFHAYYYCFITLTTIGFGDYVALQKDEALQTKPQYVAFSFVYILTGLTVIGAFLNLVVLRFMTMNAEDEKRDAEHRALLTHNGQASSVHTTDTTSSTTAVGGCGGGGGGGGFRNVYAEVLHFQSMCSCLWYKSREKLQYSIPMIIPRDLSTSDTCVEQSHSSPSRYPDTPSNRCFCNAQRSAISSVSTGLHSLSALHGFMKRRSSV